One region of Treponema primitia ZAS-1 genomic DNA includes:
- a CDS encoding lipoate--protein ligase family protein translates to MAPAVETPPPYPFRLLESGCHDGYYNMGLDEALLESAARGGTPCLRLYGWKPPAVSIGYFQGLHEEVDLDACKKHGVDVVRRISGGGAVFHQAELTYSIIMPVTHPLAQQDFNDFYIRFCGGIIEGLKLLGLDARFAPINDVLVGGRKISGNAQTRRMGCILQHGTVLLDNDVDLMFELLQVPAEKLKGKLIEDVKSRVTSLRAEGLNISFDKAAASLAEGFRRILNLSLNPETPNAAEEARTKELAAEKFGSEEWLFKR, encoded by the coding sequence ATGGCACCGGCTGTGGAAACGCCGCCGCCCTATCCATTCCGGCTCCTGGAGTCCGGCTGCCACGATGGATACTATAACATGGGCCTGGACGAAGCGCTTCTGGAATCGGCTGCCCGGGGCGGTACCCCATGCCTCAGGTTGTACGGCTGGAAACCCCCGGCGGTGTCCATAGGCTATTTTCAGGGGCTGCATGAAGAAGTTGATCTTGATGCCTGTAAAAAACACGGGGTAGATGTGGTCCGCCGTATCTCCGGAGGCGGGGCGGTTTTTCATCAGGCCGAACTTACCTACAGTATTATTATGCCCGTAACCCATCCACTGGCACAGCAGGATTTTAACGATTTCTACATACGGTTTTGCGGGGGCATCATCGAAGGTCTTAAGCTCCTGGGCCTGGATGCCCGGTTTGCGCCGATCAACGATGTGCTTGTGGGGGGCCGAAAAATATCCGGCAACGCCCAGACCCGCCGCATGGGCTGTATACTCCAGCATGGAACGGTTCTGCTGGACAACGATGTGGATCTGATGTTTGAACTCCTCCAGGTCCCCGCAGAAAAACTGAAGGGCAAGCTCATCGAAGATGTAAAGAGCCGGGTTACCAGCCTCCGGGCGGAGGGCCTGAACATTAGCTTTGATAAAGCCGCCGCTTCACTGGCGGAGGGTTTCCGCCGTATACTGAATCTTTCACTGAATCCGGAAACCCCAAATGCAGCGGAAGAAGCGCGGACTAAAGAACTGGCGGCTGAAAAGTTCGGCTCCGAGGAATGGCTTTTTAAACGATAG
- the lipA gene encoding lipoyl synthase translates to MKPDWIRSRIPTGDSSKKVRLILDKHRLHTVCDEAHCPNKGECWGLGTATVMILGDICTRGCRFCAVKTGREGQPPREAEGAEIAAAVEELGLKYLVLTSVDRDDLSDRGANHFAACIRAVKERLPEVKVEALTPDYTAEEFTPIAAAGLDLAAHNVETVRSLQHIRDSRASFDKSLVTLRAAKALGLVTKSSILLGLGEKKQEVLAAMDELRAAGVDILVLGQYLRPSEKQIPLVEYITPEQFADYGREGRERGFSAVVSAPLARTSYHALDAWKTSAGETG, encoded by the coding sequence ATGAAGCCTGACTGGATCCGGTCCCGGATTCCTACCGGTGATAGCAGCAAAAAAGTACGTTTGATCCTGGACAAACACCGTCTCCATACGGTCTGTGACGAAGCTCATTGCCCTAATAAGGGTGAGTGCTGGGGTCTGGGAACCGCCACCGTTATGATCCTGGGGGATATCTGTACCCGGGGCTGTCGTTTCTGCGCCGTAAAAACCGGCCGGGAAGGGCAGCCTCCCCGGGAAGCAGAGGGGGCTGAAATTGCGGCCGCCGTGGAAGAGCTGGGCTTAAAATACCTGGTTCTGACCTCCGTGGACCGGGATGACCTCAGTGACCGGGGGGCGAATCATTTTGCCGCCTGCATTAGGGCCGTTAAAGAACGGCTACCGGAAGTAAAGGTCGAAGCCCTCACGCCGGATTATACCGCCGAAGAATTTACCCCCATTGCTGCCGCCGGCCTGGATCTGGCGGCCCATAACGTGGAGACCGTCCGGTCCCTGCAGCATATCCGGGACAGCCGGGCTTCCTTTGACAAAAGCCTTGTTACCCTCAGGGCGGCTAAAGCCCTTGGGCTGGTAACAAAAAGCAGCATCCTCCTAGGGCTTGGTGAAAAAAAACAGGAAGTCCTGGCGGCCATGGATGAACTCCGCGCTGCGGGGGTGGATATTCTGGTCCTCGGCCAATATCTCAGGCCATCGGAAAAACAGATCCCCCTGGTGGAGTATATTACCCCGGAACAATTCGCCGATTACGGGCGGGAAGGCCGGGAACGGGGCTTTTCCGCTGTGGTATCCGCGCCCCTGGCCCGGACCAGTTACCACGCCTTAGACGCCTGGAAAACTTCGGCAGGGGAAACCGGCTGA
- a CDS encoding sigma-70 family RNA polymerase sigma factor, whose product MAKKSRPVKESDPLALYFKQISKFPLLTVQEEQGIGEKIVTIRRKIHELEDIYDEKEKDDVYRVERSNLEESLLRHKNHMINSNLRLVVSIAKNYQHRGLSLLDLIDEGNIGLIEAVERFDYTRGCRFSTYGTWWIRQAIIKSIADKGRVIRIPIHMLNTIKKCYFVAKQLTQDLGRDPSDEELSEYLGVPINKVKEIVKLSQETTSLDTIVDDGNLTRLADLIKDDTMQEPFEMVFSMTLQETMEDILSYLSEREMKIIQLRFGLAGEGPLTLEETGKLLGITRERVRQIQEKATFKLRNLKQLQELKENP is encoded by the coding sequence AAACAAATTTCTAAATTCCCTCTCTTAACCGTTCAGGAAGAACAGGGGATAGGCGAAAAAATTGTAACTATCCGCAGAAAAATCCATGAATTAGAAGATATCTATGATGAAAAGGAAAAGGACGATGTCTACAGAGTGGAACGATCCAATCTGGAGGAATCCCTTTTGCGCCATAAAAATCATATGATCAATTCTAATCTGCGTCTGGTGGTTTCCATTGCAAAAAATTACCAGCACCGGGGACTTTCCCTGCTGGACTTAATTGATGAGGGGAATATCGGGCTTATAGAGGCGGTTGAGCGCTTCGATTATACCCGGGGCTGCCGCTTCTCTACCTACGGTACCTGGTGGATTAGGCAGGCCATCATCAAAAGCATTGCCGATAAGGGCCGGGTTATCCGGATCCCCATACATATGTTGAATACCATTAAAAAATGTTACTTTGTTGCAAAACAGCTAACCCAGGATCTGGGCCGGGACCCCAGCGATGAAGAACTTTCGGAATATCTAGGCGTCCCCATTAACAAGGTCAAGGAGATTGTCAAACTCTCCCAGGAGACCACCAGTCTGGATACTATTGTAGACGACGGTAACCTTACCCGGCTTGCGGACCTGATTAAAGACGACACCATGCAGGAGCCCTTCGAGATGGTCTTCTCCATGACCCTCCAGGAAACCATGGAAGATATCCTCTCCTACCTGTCCGAGCGGGAAATGAAGATCATCCAGCTCCGTTTTGGTCTTGCAGGGGAGGGGCCTCTGACCTTGGAAGAAACCGGCAAGCTCCTGGGCATTACCCGTGAACGGGTCCGTCAAATCCAGGAAAAGGCCACCTTCAAACTCCGGAACCTCAAGCAACTCCAGGAATTAAAGGAAAACCCATAG